One Marinibacterium anthonyi genomic region harbors:
- the fepD_2 gene encoding Ferric enterobactin transport system permease protein FepD, whose protein sequence is MTRTGAGFAAGLAVLVVLALASLAIGSSPTPVGDVLRAFLAYDPTDNVHLIVRELRVPRSLLAITAGAGLGLAGAVMQAVTRNPLAEPGLLGVNAGAAMAVVLGASAFGLTAITQYVWFGFLGAGLAGVAVFLLGRAHDSGTDPVRLVLAGAGLSIVLGAAVSLVILNAALDVLEIFRTWGAGSLEGRGIAVARCMSVVLVLGGALALALSPSLNALALGQDTGRALGLDPQRIWALACFAVMLLAGGATATAGPIAFVGLVAPHIARAVAGADNRMVLPLSGLYAAALLLGADIVGRLVVAPDELSAGIVATMLGGPFFIHVVRRVRLARL, encoded by the coding sequence ATGACCCGGACCGGGGCGGGCTTTGCCGCCGGGCTGGCGGTGCTGGTTGTCCTCGCGCTGGCAAGCCTGGCGATCGGGTCCAGCCCCACGCCCGTGGGCGATGTCCTGCGGGCCTTCCTGGCCTATGATCCCACAGACAACGTGCACCTGATCGTGCGGGAACTGCGGGTGCCGCGCAGCCTGCTGGCGATCACTGCTGGCGCGGGTTTGGGGCTGGCGGGGGCCGTGATGCAGGCCGTCACGCGCAATCCGCTGGCCGAACCCGGACTGCTGGGCGTCAACGCCGGTGCCGCCATGGCCGTTGTGCTGGGGGCGTCGGCCTTCGGGCTGACGGCGATCACGCAATACGTCTGGTTCGGCTTCCTGGGCGCCGGGCTGGCGGGTGTCGCCGTGTTCCTGCTGGGCCGGGCCCATGACAGCGGCACCGATCCGGTGCGGCTGGTGCTGGCGGGCGCGGGCCTGTCCATCGTGCTGGGCGCGGCCGTCAGCCTGGTGATCCTGAACGCCGCGCTGGACGTTTTGGAAATCTTTCGCACCTGGGGCGCCGGATCGCTGGAGGGACGCGGCATCGCCGTCGCCCGCTGCATGAGCGTCGTGCTGGTGCTGGGCGGCGCATTGGCGCTGGCCCTTTCGCCGTCGCTGAACGCGCTGGCCCTGGGGCAGGACACCGGCCGCGCGCTGGGGCTAGACCCCCAGAGGATCTGGGCGCTGGCGTGTTTCGCTGTCATGCTGCTGGCGGGCGGCGCCACCGCCACGGCGGGGCCGATTGCCTTTGTCGGGCTGGTGGCGCCACATATCGCGCGGGCCGTTGCGGGGGCCGACAACCGGATGGTGCTGCCCTTGTCCGGGCTTTATGCGGCGGCGCTGCTGCTGGGCGCGGATATCGTCGGGCGGCTGGTGGTGGCCCCGGACGAACTGTCCGCCGGGATCGTGGCGACGATGCTGGGCGGGCCGTTCTTCATCCACGTGGTCCGGCGCGTCCGGCTGGCGCGGCTGTGA
- the fepB gene encoding Ferrienterobactin-binding periplasmic protein precursor, giving the protein MPTCRSDLAFALCLCLPTMALADDGWPRTIHHEAGDLVLDAPPERVVSTSPSLTGTLLALDVPLQSTAAAAVGPLTDDDGFFLQWADIAHDRGVQVLYPQMTFDFEALLAADADLVIASASGGDSIMDYVSELQAMEVPVIVLDYARNDWTQIAAQIGRATGHEAEATAMTEDFQARAAEAAAAMTIPEGSVSIVSYNFVGTYGVSKPISAQAQVLEGLGFTVTGIPEDMRGLVQQSREYDFISHENLPAAITGDSVFLLNGTEESVQTFLADPVLANLPAVKSGQVYPLGPFSFRVDYYSGLGIIDTVAPYFTE; this is encoded by the coding sequence ATGCCGACCTGCCGATCTGACCTTGCGTTTGCCCTGTGCCTTTGCCTGCCGACCATGGCCCTTGCCGATGACGGCTGGCCCCGCACGATCCACCACGAGGCCGGAGACCTGGTGCTGGACGCGCCGCCCGAACGCGTCGTGTCGACCTCGCCCAGCCTGACCGGCACGCTGCTGGCGCTGGACGTGCCGCTGCAATCCACCGCCGCCGCTGCCGTGGGGCCGCTGACAGATGACGACGGGTTCTTCCTGCAATGGGCCGATATCGCCCATGACCGGGGGGTTCAGGTGCTTTACCCCCAGATGACCTTCGACTTCGAGGCCCTGCTGGCCGCCGATGCGGACCTGGTCATCGCCTCGGCCTCGGGCGGGGACAGCATCATGGATTACGTGTCGGAATTGCAGGCGATGGAAGTGCCGGTCATCGTGCTGGACTACGCCCGCAACGACTGGACCCAGATCGCCGCCCAGATCGGCCGCGCCACCGGGCACGAGGCCGAAGCCACGGCCATGACCGAGGATTTCCAGGCCCGTGCCGCCGAAGCCGCCGCCGCGATGACGATCCCCGAGGGCAGCGTCAGCATCGTGTCCTACAATTTCGTGGGCACCTACGGTGTGTCGAAGCCGATCAGCGCGCAGGCGCAGGTGCTGGAAGGGCTGGGTTTCACTGTCACCGGCATCCCCGAGGACATGCGCGGCCTGGTCCAGCAATCGCGGGAATACGACTTCATCTCGCATGAAAACCTGCCCGCCGCGATCACCGGTGACAGCGTCTTTCTGCTGAACGGCACCGAAGAGAGTGTTCAGACCTTCCTCGCCGATCCGGTTCTGGCCAACCTGCCGGCGGTCAAATCGGGGCAGGTCTATCCGCTGGGGCCGTTTTCCTTCCGGGTGGATTACTATTCGGGCCTGGGGATCATCGACACCGTGGCCCCCTATTTCACCGAATGA
- the gylR gene encoding Glycerol operon regulatory protein codes for MKEFELFPAEESEAPDQKRSTTIQSISMAMRFLDILASAERALPLSDLARLSRVGRSTAHRYMQSLVKEDMVMQDPATSHYDLGPKALSIGIAALRRVDAVELAGAHMKQLALSHAMSSGVAIWTDRGPTMVRFYKSAHFSITALGLGDVLPVDNTACGLIFQAFLPRARIEAARRVQPDHFRGTPPAKAQIDEVRRDAWAELTSHLLSNVTGQAAPILDAQGELACVVTTVTDLGQLRTPEDRLALQEVARVINRATGGQSSLG; via the coding sequence ATGAAGGAATTCGAACTCTTCCCCGCGGAGGAATCCGAGGCGCCGGATCAAAAGCGGTCGACGACAATCCAGTCGATTTCGATGGCGATGCGGTTCCTCGACATCCTGGCCTCGGCGGAACGGGCGCTGCCGCTGTCGGACCTGGCGCGGCTGTCGCGGGTGGGGCGGTCGACGGCGCATCGCTACATGCAAAGCCTGGTCAAGGAAGACATGGTGATGCAGGACCCGGCGACCAGCCATTACGACCTGGGGCCAAAGGCGCTGAGCATCGGCATCGCCGCGCTGCGCCGGGTGGACGCCGTGGAACTGGCCGGGGCGCACATGAAGCAGCTGGCGCTGAGCCACGCGATGAGCAGCGGCGTCGCCATCTGGACGGATCGCGGCCCTACCATGGTGCGGTTCTACAAAAGCGCGCATTTCTCGATCACCGCGCTGGGGCTGGGCGATGTGCTGCCGGTGGACAACACCGCTTGCGGGCTGATCTTCCAGGCCTTCCTGCCCCGCGCCCGGATCGAGGCCGCCCGCCGCGTACAGCCCGACCATTTCCGCGGCACGCCCCCGGCCAAGGCGCAGATCGACGAGGTCCGGCGCGACGCCTGGGCTGAGCTGACCAGCCACCTTCTGTCCAACGTCACCGGCCAGGCCGCGCCGATCCTGGACGCCCAAGGCGAACTGGCCTGCGTGGTGACGACCGTGACCGACCTGGGCCAGCTGCGCACGCCCGAGGATCGGCTTGCCCTGCAGGAGGTCGCGCGGGTGATCAACCGGGCGACGGGCGGTCAAAGCAGCCTGGGTTAA
- the viuB_2 gene encoding Vibriobactin utilization protein ViuB, giving the protein MPPSDADRVEDPNGLLDQDDHMRDMERLEMEVVRVDRPHATIARVTGRIAPLRPAPWATPNVAVRIEVESPEGARPISRVYTVRSFDAERLEIEIDFVMHGADSPAMRWLAAATPGARVWMTGPRAHFVPPSDTGRQVAILADDTAIPAVHAILAAWPEGVEGTVWLDTNEPGLVDELPDAPGVVCHIQPQGPDRLLAAAQTLDDPARWIVWAAGERQEMRRIRALLNSRGFTRDDIQILGYWRRGTTSSELDRIRLEQYETLRASNLPLEEFDDADLPI; this is encoded by the coding sequence ATGCCCCCATCCGATGCCGACCGCGTCGAGGACCCCAACGGTCTTCTGGACCAGGATGACCACATGCGCGACATGGAGCGGCTGGAGATGGAGGTCGTCCGCGTCGACCGTCCCCACGCCACCATCGCCCGCGTCACCGGCCGCATCGCGCCCCTGCGGCCCGCCCCCTGGGCGACGCCCAACGTGGCCGTCCGGATCGAGGTCGAAAGCCCCGAAGGCGCGCGCCCGATCTCGCGCGTTTACACGGTGCGCAGCTTCGATGCCGAACGGCTGGAGATCGAGATCGACTTTGTCATGCACGGCGCCGACAGTCCGGCGATGCGCTGGCTTGCGGCTGCCACCCCCGGCGCCCGCGTCTGGATGACCGGCCCGCGCGCCCATTTCGTGCCCCCGTCCGACACCGGCCGCCAGGTCGCGATCCTGGCCGACGATACCGCGATCCCGGCGGTCCACGCCATCCTGGCCGCCTGGCCCGAGGGGGTCGAAGGCACCGTCTGGCTGGACACCAACGAACCCGGCCTGGTGGACGAACTGCCCGATGCGCCCGGGGTCGTCTGCCATATCCAGCCGCAGGGCCCCGACCGCCTGCTCGCCGCCGCGCAGACCCTTGACGATCCCGCGCGCTGGATCGTCTGGGCCGCCGGCGAACGCCAGGAAATGCGCCGGATCCGGGCGCTTCTGAACAGCCGTGGCTTCACCCGCGACGACATCCAGATCCTGGGCTACTGGCGGCGCGGCACCACCAGCTCCGAGCTCGACCGGATCCGCCTAGAACAATACGAAACCCTGCGCGCCAGCAACCTCCCCCTGGAAGAATTCGACGATGCCGACCTGCCGATCTGA
- the fepG gene encoding Ferric enterobactin transport system permease protein FepG: MIPAGQSLLRVGRVSLLWRPRAVKLCVGLILLALALAVILLGTGTIHLSAGQVVGGLFGDGDPMVSRIIQRLRLPRVLTAGCVGAALGMAGAAFQSLSRNALGSPDVIGFTTGAATGAITGIILFQTGPFETALAACLSGIATALVVLALARMHGAGGGYRLILVGIGAGAVLSGVNTLLMVKGNLDLAMSAQIWLAGSLTGRTWGHVWPAFAGLVICAPVLLVNARKLSLLEMGGDMARQLGVGVGPLRMVVVLAAVALTSVATASTGPIAFVALAGPQIAKRLTRSPDVPLVSGALAGAVLLMAADLVGQAAPLRMVLPVGLTTGMLGGLYLIVVLLRDPGR, translated from the coding sequence GTGATCCCCGCCGGGCAATCCCTGCTGCGGGTGGGGCGGGTCAGCCTGCTGTGGCGGCCCCGCGCGGTGAAGCTGTGTGTCGGGCTGATCCTGCTGGCCCTGGCGCTGGCGGTGATCCTGCTGGGGACCGGGACGATCCACCTGTCGGCCGGCCAGGTTGTGGGCGGGCTGTTTGGCGACGGCGATCCGATGGTGTCGCGCATCATCCAGCGGCTGCGGCTGCCAAGGGTGCTGACGGCGGGATGCGTGGGCGCGGCGCTGGGGATGGCGGGGGCGGCGTTTCAGTCGCTGTCGCGCAATGCGCTGGGGTCGCCGGATGTCATCGGCTTTACCACCGGCGCCGCGACCGGCGCGATCACCGGCATCATCCTGTTCCAGACCGGCCCGTTCGAAACCGCCCTGGCCGCCTGCCTGTCGGGCATCGCCACGGCGCTGGTCGTGCTGGCGCTGGCGCGGATGCACGGCGCGGGCGGAGGATACCGCCTGATCCTTGTCGGCATCGGGGCGGGCGCGGTGCTGAGCGGTGTGAACACGTTGCTGATGGTCAAGGGCAACCTGGACCTGGCCATGTCGGCGCAGATCTGGCTGGCGGGGTCGCTGACCGGGCGGACCTGGGGGCATGTCTGGCCGGCCTTCGCCGGGCTGGTGATCTGTGCGCCGGTGCTGCTGGTCAACGCGCGCAAGCTGTCGCTGCTGGAAATGGGCGGCGACATGGCGCGGCAGCTGGGCGTCGGTGTCGGCCCCCTGCGCATGGTTGTGGTGCTGGCGGCGGTGGCGCTGACCTCGGTCGCGACGGCCAGCACCGGGCCGATCGCCTTTGTCGCGCTGGCCGGGCCGCAGATCGCGAAACGGCTGACACGGTCGCCGGATGTGCCGCTGGTGTCGGGCGCGCTGGCAGGTGCCGTGCTGCTGATGGCGGCCGACCTGGTCGGACAGGCCGCGCCCCTGCGCATGGTGCTGCCCGTCGGGCTGACCACGGGGATGCTGGGCGGGCTGTACCTGATCGTGGTGCTGCTGCGCGACCCCGGGCGCTAG
- the yusV_3 gene encoding putative siderophore transport system ATP-binding protein YusV translates to MADRLRAEAVTLRYETRVISQGLTLSIPDGAFTAIVGPNACGKSTLLRALARLLPPESGRVVLDGKAISDLPSREVARRLGLLPQSPSSPDGITVADLVARGRFPHQSLLRQWSPEDAAAVERAMAATGVADLASRPVQDLSGGQRQRVWIAMVLAQETPILLLDEPTTYLDIVHQVELLELLARLNAEGRTVVTVLHELNLAFRFASHVIAMRDGGVVAEGAPGDIVTEDLMTAVFDLSALVMPDPLTGRPMVIPRGRGA, encoded by the coding sequence ATGGCCGATCGCCTGCGGGCCGAGGCGGTGACGCTGCGGTACGAAACCCGCGTGATCTCGCAGGGGCTGACCCTGTCGATCCCCGACGGCGCCTTTACCGCCATTGTCGGGCCCAATGCCTGCGGCAAGTCCACCCTGCTGCGCGCCCTGGCCCGGCTGCTGCCCCCCGAAAGCGGTCGCGTGGTGCTGGATGGCAAGGCGATATCCGACCTTCCCTCGCGCGAGGTGGCGCGCCGGCTGGGTCTGCTGCCGCAATCGCCGTCGTCGCCCGACGGGATCACCGTGGCCGATCTGGTCGCGCGCGGACGCTTCCCGCATCAAAGCCTGTTGCGGCAATGGTCGCCCGAGGATGCCGCCGCCGTCGAAAGGGCCATGGCCGCCACCGGGGTTGCCGACCTGGCCTCGCGGCCGGTGCAGGACCTGTCCGGCGGGCAGCGTCAGCGCGTCTGGATCGCCATGGTGCTGGCGCAGGAAACCCCGATCCTGCTGCTGGACGAACCCACGACCTACCTCGACATCGTCCACCAGGTCGAACTGCTGGAGCTGCTGGCCCGGCTGAATGCCGAAGGCCGCACCGTGGTCACCGTCCTGCACGAACTGAACCTGGCGTTCCGCTTTGCATCGCACGTGATCGCCATGCGCGACGGCGGCGTGGTGGCCGAAGGCGCGCCCGGGGATATCGTGACCGAAGACCTGATGACGGCGGTGTTCGACCTGTCGGCGCTGGTCATGCCCGACCCGCTGACGGGCCGGCCCATGGTCATCCCGCGCGGACGCGGCGCTTAA
- the moxC_3 gene encoding Putative monooxygenase MoxC has protein sequence MKLRPHLCIGMSLAPTWLSGEGWRRADSGIEGLYSADFALDIARRAEAAHLDFVFRPDASFLPVDALDQSFGFSSVDPTLLMAALVRETDRIGLVTTISSTFGHPYAAARQIMSLHWLSRGRAGWNVVTALQGNENFGLPEMPSSDARYARAEEFTDVVERLWSSFPSRALLVDRDSGRYADTDLILPIDHHGAAFDVKGPLNLPEFPGPRIPLMQAGGSPRGIDFAGKVADMVFGLSPDIASARATRDQLSTAARRHKRLPRDVRFLPGLSLYLGDTREEARDLFLANHARVTRPQRIERIAAATGLDLSDWPEDRPITTADLAKPGAGGQYDKLLRLIDGEGPTLAELLDRPETLASMHWQVIGTVEDARAEITRWFEGGAIDGFVAVPGGAPSSLDLTLGELIPRLAETGHFRSAYSGDTLLHHLQEGLEEVEPAL, from the coding sequence ATGAAGCTTCGACCCCATCTGTGCATCGGCATGTCGCTTGCTCCCACCTGGCTCAGCGGCGAAGGCTGGCGGCGGGCGGACAGCGGGATCGAAGGGCTCTACAGCGCGGATTTCGCGCTGGATATCGCCCGGCGGGCCGAGGCGGCGCACCTGGATTTCGTGTTTCGCCCCGATGCCAGCTTTCTTCCGGTCGATGCGCTGGACCAGTCCTTCGGCTTTTCCTCGGTCGATCCGACCCTGCTGATGGCCGCGCTTGTGCGCGAGACCGACAGGATCGGGCTGGTCACCACCATTTCGTCGACCTTCGGTCACCCCTACGCGGCGGCCCGCCAGATCATGTCGCTGCATTGGCTCAGCCGGGGACGTGCCGGGTGGAACGTGGTCACGGCGCTGCAGGGAAACGAGAACTTCGGCCTGCCCGAGATGCCGTCGTCCGATGCCCGCTATGCCCGGGCCGAGGAATTCACCGACGTGGTCGAACGGCTGTGGTCCAGCTTTCCGTCCCGCGCGCTGCTGGTCGACCGCGACAGCGGGCGCTATGCCGACACCGACCTGATCCTGCCCATCGACCACCACGGCGCCGCCTTCGACGTGAAGGGCCCGCTGAACCTGCCGGAATTCCCGGGGCCCCGGATCCCGCTGATGCAGGCCGGGGGATCGCCGCGCGGCATCGATTTCGCCGGCAAGGTGGCCGACATGGTCTTTGGCCTCAGCCCCGACATCGCATCGGCCCGCGCCACCCGCGATCAGCTGTCCACCGCCGCCCGGCGGCACAAGCGCCTTCCGCGCGACGTGCGCTTTCTGCCGGGGCTCAGCCTGTACCTGGGCGACACCCGCGAGGAGGCGCGCGACCTGTTCCTGGCCAACCACGCCCGCGTCACCCGCCCGCAGCGGATCGAACGGATCGCGGCCGCCACCGGCCTGGACCTGTCCGACTGGCCCGAGGACCGTCCGATCACCACCGCCGACCTCGCCAAGCCGGGGGCCGGGGGGCAATATGACAAGCTCCTGCGACTGATCGACGGCGAAGGCCCGACCCTGGCCGAGTTGCTGGACCGGCCCGAAACGCTGGCCTCGATGCACTGGCAGGTGATCGGCACGGTCGAAGACGCCCGGGCCGAGATCACCCGCTGGTTCGAAGGCGGTGCGATCGACGGGTTCGTCGCCGTTCCCGGTGGCGCGCCAAGCTCGCTGGACCTGACCTTGGGCGAACTGATTCCGCGCCTTGCCGAGACCGGTCATTTCCGCAGCGCCTATAGCGGCGACACCCTGCTGCACCACTTGCAGGAAGGGCTGGAGGAGGTCGAACCGGCCCTGTGA